Proteins found in one Zea mays cultivar B73 chromosome 1, Zm-B73-REFERENCE-NAM-5.0, whole genome shotgun sequence genomic segment:
- the LOC103637670 gene encoding serine/threonine-protein kinase D6PK, which yields MQRSRTQHAEHHPGGTATHTPFRTQELEAPLDPGSDPEYRDFQFRFIPEVFELQMGGGVRNGDGKVTAEKVLGFEFDKVRISIASSDDEVDGEAPPRSSFSGASHPPEPVDEIDTVFVAVDGREKPVQKPIISWDASPPPSGAASPHSSIDSSGAAATTVTITSLAPSCTVTSRSAKTSVSSSAASDGSGWSNGTGTGAGGSAGKPHKGGDPRWKAILAARARDGPLAMGSFRLLRRLGCGDIGTVYLSELSGGGAGNGGAARPCWFAMKVMDKASLESRRKLSRAQTEREILQLLDHPFLPTLYAHFETDRFACLVMEFCPGGDLHALRQRQPGKHFPEHAARFYAAEVLLALEYLHMLGVVYRDLKPENVLVREDGHIMISDFDLSLRCAVSPTLVRSSLNSDSRNAQAACIQPTCFMPKLFGQRSKKSSSAKKSKSKGGEPRQQQAPTGLPELVVEPTGARSMSFVGTHEYLAPEIIKGEGHGSAVDWWTFGIFLHELMYGKTPFKGQTNRATLFNVVGQQLRFPDCPGTSNASRDLIRGLLAKEPQSRLGVKRGAAEIKQHPFFEGVNWALIRCSTPPGVPRAVEPVALAPPAPAKPAPVERAEINSSSNSKRMEINSSSNSKRMEINSSSKRMAGTGSESGGKFLDFEFF from the exons ATGCAGCGGTCGCGCACACAGCACGCCGAACATCACCCAGGAGGAACGGCAACGCACACGCCCTTTCGCACACAGGAGCTGGAGGCGCCCCTGGATCCGGGATCCGACCCGGAGTACCGGGACTTCCAGTTTCGGTTCATCCCGGAGGTGTTCGAGCTCCAGATGGGCGGCGGGGTGAGGAATGGAGACGGCAAGGTGACGGCGGAGAAGGTTCTTGGGTTCGAGTTCGACAAGGTCAGGATCAGCATTGCGTCCAGCGACGACGAGGTGGACGGAGAAGCGCCGCCGAGGAGCTCCTTCTCCGGGGCGAGCCACCCGCCGGAGCCGGTGGACGAGATAGACACCGTCTTTGTCGCTGTCGACGGCCGGGAGAAGCCGGTCCAGAAGCCAATCATCTCGTGGGACGCGTCCCCGCCGCCGAGCGGCGCGGCAAGCCCGCACAGCAGCATCGACAGCTCcggcgccgccgccaccaccgtgACAATCACAAGCCTCGCGCCGAGCTGCACCGTCACCAGCCGGAGCGCCAAGACCAGCGTCAGCAGCAGCGCGGCCAGCGACGGCAGCGGCTGGAGCAACGGCACCGGCACCGGCGCCGGCGGCAGCGCCGGGAAGCCGCACAAGGGCGGCGACCCCAGGTGGAAGGCCATCctcgcggcgcgcgcgcgcgacgGGCCCCTCGCGATGGGCAGCTTCCGGCTGCTGCGGAGGCTCGGGTGCGGCGACATCGGGACGGTGTACCTGTCCGAGCTGAGCGGCGGAGGCGCCGGCAACGGCGGCGCGGCGAGGCCCTGCTGGTTCGCGATGAAGGTCATGGACAAGGCGTCGCTGGAGAGCCGGCGGAAGCTGAGTCGCGCGCAGACGGAGCGGGAGATCCTGCAGCTGCTGGACCACCCGTTCCTGCCCACTCTGTACGCGCACTTCGAGACCGACCGCTTCGCCTGCCTTGTCATGGAGTTCTGCCCCGGCGGCGACCTCCACGCGCTCCGGCAGCGACAGCCCGGCAAGCACTTCCCAGAGCACGCCGCAAG gTTTTACGCCGCAGAAGTGCTCCTTGCGCTGGAGTACCTGCATATGCTTGGAGTGGTCTACAGAGATCTGAAGCCGGAGAACGTGCTCGTGAGAGAAGATGGCCACATCATGATCTCCGACTTCGACCTCTCCCTTCGTTGCGCGGTGTCGCCGACGCTGGTGAGATCTTCCCTGAACTCCGACTCCAGGAACGCGCAGGCTGCCTGCATCCAGCCCACATGCTTCATGCCCAAGCTCTTCGGCCAGAGGAGCAAGAAGAGCAGCAGCGCCAAGAAATCCAAATCCAAGGGCGGCGAGCCCAGGCAGCAGCAGGCTCCCACGGGCCTGCCGGAGCTCGTCGTGGAGCCGACGGGGGCGCGGTCCATGTCGTTCGTGGGGACGCACGAGTACCTGGCTCCGGAGATCATCAAGGGCGAGGGCCACGGCAGCGCGGTGGACTGGTGGACGTTCGGCATCTTCCTGCACGAGCTCATGTACGGCAAGACGCCGTTCAAGGGGCAGACGAACCGCGCCACGCTGTTCAACGTCGTCGGCCAGCAGCTCAGGTTCCCGGACTGCCCCGGCACGAGCAACGCGAGCAGGGACCTGATCAGAGGCCTGCTGGCCAAGGAGCCCCAGAGCCGGCTGGGCGTGAAGAGGGGCGCCGCGGAGATAAAGCAGCACCCCTTCTTTGAGGGCGTCAACTGGGCGCTTATCCGCTGCAGCACTCCCCCCGGCGTGCCCCGGGCCGTCGAGCCCGTGGCGTTGGCGCCGCCCGCGCCAGCTAAGCCAGCGCCGGTGGAAAGAGCGGagatcaacagcagcagcaatagcAAGAGGATGGagatcaacagcagcagcaacagcaagagGATGGagatcaacagcagcagcaagagGATGGCAGGAACCGGTTCTGAGTCCGGGGGGAAGTTCCTAGACTTCGAATTCTTTTAG
- the LOC100277537 gene encoding uncharacterized protein LOC100277537: MIIALDDEEVDQGYGYGAMSSELELCVARIRDLRAELEFERRMRRKAEALSEALAAELADERRRSEAAEAECRALREEAGAARAEAERALEGVEEERRMLRVAELWREERVQMKLADARAALDEKLREIDDAVAQLQATADANKSSCCSSPNGSKSASQHGGQQSPQHGKPHRREPGGGGENPHIRRGIKGFVEFPRAARLRLRPRPREERVDLVSNLECQRAQLRVLMRHRSPAAGMGLIGAAENLVV; this comes from the coding sequence ATGATCATTGCGCTGGACGACGAGGAGGTCGACCAAGGGTACGGGTACGGCGCCATGTCGTCGGAGCTGGAGCTCTGCGTGGCACGCATCAGGGACCTGAGGGCGGAGCTGGAGTTCGAGCGGCGCATGCGGCGCAAGGCGGAGGCGCTGAGCGAGGCGCTGGCCGCGGAGCTGGCCGACGAGCGGCGGCGGAGCGAGGCCGCGGAGGCCGAGTGCCGGGCGCTGCGGGAGGAGGCCGGCgccgcgcgcgcggaggcggagcgcgccctggagggcgtcgaggaggagcggcggATGCTGCGCGTCGCCGAGCTGTGGCGCGAGGAGCGGGTGCAGATGAAGCTCGCCGACGCCAGGGCCGCGCTGGACGAGAAGCTGCGGGAGATCGACGACGCCGTGGCACAGCTCCAGGCCACTGCCGACGCCAACAAGAGCAGCTGCTGCAGCAGCCCCAACGGCAGCAAGTCGGCGAGCCAGCACGGCGGGCAACAGAGCCCGCAGCACGGTAAGCCGCACCGGCGagagcccggcggcggcggcgagaacCCGCACATCCGGAGGGGGATCAAGGGGTTCGTGGAGTTCCCCAGGGCCGCGCGCCTGCGcctgcgcccgcgcccgcgcgaggAGCGGGTGGATCTGGTGTCCAACCTCGAGTGCCAGCGGGCGCAGCTGCGCGTGCTCATGCGGCACAGGAGCCCCGCCGCCGGCATGGGCCTCATCGGCGCAGCAGAAAACCTGGTCGTGTAG